The genomic segment catgccctaaagaattgaagctgttctgagggcaaaaggggtggtGCAACTCTATATTAGACtctatattaggaaggtgttcctaatgtttggtatactcagtctATATGCAAATGAGGCACATATAATTCTTTATTTTATCACAAAGTACAAAACATAATACCTGATATACTAAGAAAATGTATATATGTGATccaaatatgttttttttgtcagAAACTTTAATGTGTCTTAACAACAAacttgtaaatacaaataaaatagttAAATGAAGAGCCTTGTTGGTTTAGACACAAagaaagtcagcaaccttcccgctagccatgattggctgagataataagtgggctggacatgccgagagatgagtatggattggtctgccatatagcatgcttctgtctatttgagctggtcagtatgtctaggtaacccTGTCTAACGcggtctttaaaaatatgtattgcgtagtaaaactgcataagtgttcctctccactttctggaagactgagttttgaaatcagtgtaattcaagtatgatagctaaggagatggagaatgtGTCCCtgtacaaaggggggggggggggggtcaaaatcaaaagtaacagtcagtatctggtgtggccaccagctgcattaagtactgcagtgcatctcctcctcacggactgcaccagatttgccagttcttgctgtgagatgttaccccactcttccaccaaggcacctgcaagttcctggacaatTCTTGATGGGAatggtcctagccctcaccctccgatccaacaggtcccagacatgctcaatgggattgagatcctggctcttcactggccatggcagaacactgacattcctgtcttgcaggaaatcacgcacagaacgagcaatgctggtggcattgtcatgctggagggtcaggtcaggatgagcctgcaggaagggtacctgTAACGCACAGCGGTGAGatggcctgcaatgacaacaagctcagtccgatgatgctgtgacacactgccccagaccatgagggaccctccacctccaaatcaatcccgctccagagtacaggccttggtgtaacgctcattccttcagcGATAAACGCGAacctgaccatcacccctggtgagacaaaaccatgacccgtcagtgaagagcactttttgccagtcctgtctggtccagcgacggtgggtttgtgcccataggcgacattgttgccggtgatgtctggtgaggacctgccttacaactatcctacaagccctcagttcagcctctctcaccctattgtggacagtctgagcacagatggagggattgtgcattcctggtgttgGCCgtggttgttgccatcctgtacctgtcccgcaggtgtgatgttcggatgtaccgatcctgtgcaggtgttgttacacgtggtctgccactgcgaggacgatcaactgtccatcctgtctccctgtagggcTGTCTTAGGCATGTCACAGTACGGATATTGCAAtttttccctggccacatctgcagtcctcatgcctccttgcagcatgtgtaaggcacgttcacgcagatgagcagggaccctgggcatctttctttttgtgtttttcagagtcagtagaaaggcctcttcagtgtcctaagttttcataactgtgaccttaattgcctaccgtctgtaagttgttagtgtcttaacgactgttccacaggtgcatgttcattaattgttctttggttcattgaacaagcatgggaaatagtgtttaaaccctttacaatgaagatctgtgaagatatttgtatttttacaaattatctttgaaagacagggtactgaaaatttttcttctttttttgctgagtttatattggtCATGGCACCCATatagtgcagcggtctaaggcactgcatctcagtgcaagaggcattactacagtccctggttcgaatacaggctgtatcacatccgactgTGATTGGGGGTGCCAtaaggcagcgcacaattggcccagcgtcatccgggtttggccggggtaggctgggattgtaaataagaatttgttcttacctgacttgcctagttaaaggttacattttaaaaacaactaGCGACAACCGCAGCACAATCAATAGGAGGTGAACATTGGCTGGCGCTGAAAATATAGCTAACTTGTTATGCAAGTGTTGCACACCAACAGACGGAGAAAACCTACACCAGTTGAGCAATTAATTTCAACAATTATCTTCATTTTAATTTTACTTTACAAATAACAAGAGGGTTTAATTGGAGTCTATTTCTTTGGAGCCTAGACCTATATAATATAACAACTGGCTGAGGTAGGCTGTGAGGCTTACCAGTCTAATAgaagtaggatttttttattaGGCCTACTTACAATTGCAACTGATCAAAAATGTAGCATTCTACATAAAACAATAATTTAAAGAAAAAaagtctgcacgttcaaactaaaaAAAATGAACTAATAATGAAAAGAGCGcatttgtaaatcccaaactctaaaagtaattggaaaagtagatacaaattatttgtgacattgtggttacaataaagaatTAAAACAAGATATAAACACTaattacagtagtgatggacaactggaggcattttgaaaacaggttttcaaacacttgtagtactgtagcaggtgtagcccATCATGCAAATGTTTCCTATTAGAAAGACAACATACTTTTTTTTTGCCCGTCTACTGTATTGAAAATCCCTCAACTTGCAATGTATTTGATGCATAAGTACTCCaaagtgttacatttctaactcaaaacagcagtacagtatttcttcatcaacatctttaagctttcgttaataaaataacgAGAAAAAAGACATTCAAATGTGGATGTTTATTTAAACTCCATTTTAGTCGCACTTCCACCCAGCTCTACGACCACAGGTAAAACCTTGCTGAGATGGTCAATGTATTTGTTGCATTGTTGTATCGACAAATGTAAAAgcctatactgtacagtacagtatttcttcatcagaatctttatgcttttgttaataaaataatgataaaaatactctttcaaaatgctgatgtttatttagttatggatccataacgaattactatgggaataaatatcactgaattacagaaatattggaacaacgTTGTCTAATAAAGGTAAACAAATGGTTGCTGACTGGAAAATAGTCTTTCAAACACAGTCACGTTGTACAGTGCCATTATGGATATTTGCAAGGCTATATTTTGGCCTTTATAAATATCTGAGAATATCTAACGGATAATGCCCCTttgatattttttatatatttttcttgttatttaaaaaaaagtttttattgaatattcaaaacatacaatatacttgcagtgaagccgcacaacaactacaccacaccagtcatccaacagactcccattcagagcgacacacagaagcctccagggtcaacgccctgctcaagggcacttcgacagatctcccacaaggCCCAAAAAAACAGGGACGCGAGCCCTCCAAGACCCCCCCACAGTCCCtcatagctgtccctcaaccaccCGAGAAGCCTCCCACAGTCACCCCCaagaaaaaaaaattaaaaaaaataataataaaaaataataatgaaaacgttagttaattccattccccacccccaagaacccccccaatgcaccaacaagcAAGAAAATGAACTCATGAGAAAAAATAAAAAGACTAcagtaaaaacagaaaacaacaatgcaaaaaaaggacatcaaggacaactaaaatcataacagcaaggccaactgtatatgtttgagtgcatgtctggcactatttacatatgtgtgtgtccgtgtatgtgtgtatttgaatgagagtgtatatgcatgtgtacaaacacctgcacagcatcagcctcaggcaaaccggcattagctgTGAAAACAatgcccctcagtgtcattcaaactgactttttattatgttttatttagactttattttttatactttattttgaccatcattctataTCTTTGACCACcatgtctccaattccacatcccaaccctcagcttcccttgCCTCTTAGATATTAATTAAgagtcctccaatcctctaaatgtaattattggcggagagtcacgtcattgaaaaaaatatttgtagatatactgtaggcctaccataggcgaaatgagtctcactagtgttgagtaatgtgctgttaaaagtggtgtaggtcttatttatttaaagaacaTAATGAAGTTAGAAGCAGTAGGATTTGAAGCaaaagcctacaactattttagcaccatttcgcgctgctctgagacaagcatggggactggtcttgataaatcaatgagattttaaTTTTCACTTAATctctgtttgggtattggttagactagaaTTAGAAAATTTGGGTGCAGAAATTATATGCTCTtattgtaacctttatttaactaggcaagtcagataagaacaaattcttatttacaaggacagcctactccttcctcccagTCGAACCCTGGTTTCCAGCGTGCCCTGCCTGCACGAcacagggattctttagctaaatatcTCAGTACTGCCGATCGTCACGTTGTACAGCCCCATATTTTCCTTtccatcctaacagaaacccAGAGAGTTTTTCATTTATCTTGGAATATAAACACCATAATAATAatctaattaattaagcaagtaccagtcaaaagtttggacacacctactcattccactatttttatttatttttactattttctacattgtagaataatagtgaagacattccaactatgaaataatacatatggaatcagttaagaacaaattattatttacaaggacagcctactccttcctccccgacAGGGAATTGAACCCCAGTCTCCCGCGTGCCCGTATTCTCTAGTACAGAtatggcctgctctcccttatttaaggaattaggcactttcccatgtttactacagtatgtatggtaGGCTACGGttacttgtcagactgcacagtagcctaataaacaaatgcaggtggcttatatcttcaaaatgctttattatccaaatgtaaaagcatatactgcacagtactgtatttcttcatcagcatttttatgctttcgttaaataataaataatgataaaaatattatttcaaaatgcagatgtggatttagttatggatccataatgaattactatgggaataaatatcactgacttacagaaatattggaacaaagttgtctaatgaaggcaaacaatttaGAATCCTTCAATCCTCTTATGCTGTAGCTTACTCCtgaccgtcacgttgtacagcgccatattttagTTGTAAAAAAAATTACCGGaaagaaacaccataatattaatcaaattaattaagacaaatttcttaaaatcaatcccatatactatgttattacaaaaaggTTTAAAAATCTCCGGTAATGCCAATATGGAAGACTATAAAATGCTCCTCAAAGATGCCCTCtagtggtcaaactagcactaacttgcATTTTCCCGAAAAAATGGCTGGCAATTAAATAatgtgccacagaatgctgcagcagcctgcaaggtgtgctgcagtatgacacaacttttaaaggaggaaccactgtaagaCCGAATCAAGGTGGTCGGTCACATATGAGTGCATTAGAAAAGCATTTTTCCATTCATCAAAATAGCTGAACTCAATTAATTATTTGTCTGTGCTAGTACAATGTTTTATGTGCTATATTTCTGTCAATATCTGATGGATTTAAaaacattcaaaagtttggagtatcTTCATCCATTGTCCAACTGTTGCATTTATTAGAATTGTATTTTCAACCTATGAACAATTTTGATGACTGCTACTAAAGTAAAACACAGTGGGGTCTGTACCTGTTCCCTCTCCTTGAGTTCAGTGAGCATGACGATAGAGTGACACCTGTACTCCCACACCATCCTCCAAAAATCCTCCACCGTGTGAGACTGGGGACCCTGGGTAGCGATGAAGTAGTCCTTCTGTCTGTATCCCTGGAAAATAACATACTGTTTAGCGCATCATATACTTACATAAAGGGCTCTGGAGAAAGTTAGGCCGTAGGTGTTAAAATGTGCTCAGTAAATACTTACATCAATAAATGATGCATTGATGTAGTCCGTGAACTCTTGGCCCCTTTTCATTGATAATATAACCCGGTTGAAGTCATCTGTGTTCAAGCAAATAACTTAACAACTTACTTTATTTCCAACAATAGtttaattacttgtgtcatttgTGTCATTTAACTACAGTAAATTCATTCCAAAAGTAAAACTACTTCAGAGAGGTAACTTGGTCTAAAATGTATAATATTTGATACAACACTAAGAGTTTGATGGTGGTAGGGTTGTGACGTATTACTGAAAATTTAAGAGTGTTAGAGTATTCCTTACATGGAATAATCTGAAGCACACGGTTCTTCTTCATATTTGCAGGAAGGTTTCCAGTCCTCATGTTCTCCTTCATTATGCGTACATTGGTCAGTTTCTGAGGAGAGGATATGGGGTGAAATTAGGACTACTTGAGAGAGATGGCTTCCGTCATTTAAATGTGACTAGAACTGGTAGACAACTTAAAAAAGGTGAGAAAATTGTGTGACTGGGACTTACCCTGAACTCTTCCTCTAGGCCCAGCTTGTCAAGGGGTGTTCTGGTGTTGTGGAGTTTCTGCAGGTGGCCTTCCAGAGAGGACACATCCAGCTCTGTGTCCCCATACATATAATACTCCAGCAGAGCGTGATAGATGAACGAGTACTGCATctgaacgggagagagagagagatagggtaaATGAGGCATCTTTGCTGGTTTGTGCTGCATTAACACATTGAACTGTCAGGGAACACTTACATCGGTCTGGACGAGCTGAGAGCGCTGCTCCCGTATTCTGGTCACAAACCCAAAGACATCCAGCCTCTTCTCTACATGCATCATGTCAATCATGCCGTCTATGACGATGAAcgtcccagtcctacctacccCAGCACTAGGGAAAGACAAGGGACAGGAGAGAAGAGTGACCCTTACATTGTCATAGACCTCCGAGGAAAGTCTGATGATTCAATTCAAAGCAAATGCAACTGTACTTCTGTGGCTGAGTTTTCCACAGGAATGTTGATTGTGGTATGGCATAAAAATGCTACATTGAAACATGTCCACAAGCGATATTCTAAATTGCTACGTCTACCAGCAATATTCTAAATTGCTACATGTCTACAAGCCAACAAGATCCATAGTGATTTAAGGACCAGTGTCACAGACAGCAGTCAGGGATGCCAGCTTAGGGTGTTGGAGACCAATCAATGAGGCCCATTCAGAAAGCAAAGCCCCAATACCAACACCTGTTTCAACAGTTGTTCCTGCACATCTCTGACTTCAGTGGTGTGGTGGTTTCATATTACATGACATGTGCTTTGAAATTCCAGCCATACCAATACAAAATAAAGGGAAGCGGGTTGGCATACTTTTTTAGACACCACGATAGGTCAATTTGACACTATGATTGTGTTAAGTTATACAtgtcataaggaactaaatgaaCTACTATAGCCTTCATTGAGTACAGCATGTAGACAAGATTTCCCAGTTAGAATCCCTAGTCTCCTCCCCTGGTTCAGTACCTGCAGTGCACTACGATGGGTCCTGCATAGGACGGGTTGACTGTCTTCACCTTCTTGAGGAACTTGAGCATGCCGATAGGGGAGAAGGGCACCCCAAAGTCTGGCCAGCTGGTGAAGTGGAGCTGGGTGACTAAGCGGGGGGCCCTTGGGCCATCATTCCCCTGCTGTTTACAACAACAGGAAAACACATCAATCGTTTAGAAAAATATAATGTAAATGTCACAGGGTTTCTCACATTGTGTATTTCAAAGTGAGGGATCCTGTGCAGGGTTGTCATGTAGGCACATACAATGATACTTACATATTGTACACAGAACTTGCGGATGGTGTAGTCCACCAGTACAGTAAAGTCCTCCACTGACACCCTCACACTCCCATACATCCAACAGCCCTGGTCTGGCCAGTACTGGTAACACTTGTCCTGAAGAGAGGAAAAATGGACATTCAgcaaagcaaaaaaataaataactataGTTCACCAATATGAATGGCAGAGACTTTTATGGGAATTCATATTCCTGACTAGTAACTCTATTTATAGGTGATTGTCTGTCAGTCAATAAGTTCATCACTCTGATCTTCTAGACTGTTAATGAGAGTCTCAGACTAATTATAATCAAGCCTTGGACAACTTTATCAACAATTATTTAGTTATCGATCCCCCATCTCTGTTTGGTGGAGCTAAGCCCCCTGTTTTGTTCTTTATTGATCAGCCCCTTGAGGTTCAATAAAATGTGATGCCAAGTAATTTGGGGTGACACATTGTATGGATTGGGAAAGTTAGGAAAGGGTCAAATCAATTATACTCATGACCTTGAGGTGTGAGAAGACAAGAAAGAGCAAAGGACCCCTTAAGAACATCTAACACGAGAGCCCATGAGCAAATCTGAAGATTCTTTACTGGTTGTATTAGCAGATAATGGAGCAGCCAAAGTGAGAGAAGAGAAACtcacctcttttctctctttcaggTTAGTGAGCATCACTATAGTAGCAGTCTTCTGTTCCCAAATCATCCGCCAGAAGTCAGCCACTGTGTCGTGCATTGGGCCTATGGAAAAGAGAGTGACACTTACTACATAGATGTAAGTGGACATACTAGTTATACAATAGGCCTATGGTGCTAGAAAAACGCATTTTATGTAAGCATATAATTGATTTCCATTCCGTAATCCTCTAGTAGTACAGTATTTTGCACAAAATGTTTGTACAAAGTTATATTCACCTTGAGCTGCAATTAATTTGTTCTTCTCTTTATAACCCTGGTTAAAAAGAAAATGTGTTTGGTGAGTTTATTAGACCATAGTGAGAAAGGAAGTTATACTATACGCATTTAAGTTATCCGTAATGGGACAGAACGAAATACATAGTAAATATCAACAACTCACATCTATGTAGGAGGCATTTATGTAGTCCGTACAAGAATGCCCATCTATTTGCGTTAACAATACTCTGGAATGGTCATCTGTTGAAAATGTAAGAAAGAGACAAAATTGTACTAGGAAAATAAGTATGCCTATTTAAAATGTTCATTATGTTATCAAACTGCTTTATCTCTAAAAAGTTCAAGCTACTCTTAAAGGTCAATTCCACAATTTTCAACGTGATTTTCATTATCTCTAGCACAATAACAGTGTCTACATATTTGAAAATGGCGCATTTCGAAGTTTTGTAGAAAAAAGTATGAAGTTAAAAAGTTCTACTCGATGACATCAGTAAGAAAATACCCTCCCGCTGGCTAGAAATGCATTGCAGGTTTTGAAAAATCCCTGTTCTTACTTTTAATCCTACCACGTGATGTCACAGACAAGCATTTTTTAGGAGCTTTCTTATCATCTTTTTAAAAGCAGAAATACCATAGAAATGCGCCGTGTTCATGTATGTTTTTGAGACAATGAATAGGAAGTTGAAAAGTAGCGCAATTGCCCTTTAAGTGGGTTTAATGGTTACAAAACGTATTCCCATAACAATTCCATCACTCACATGGTAGGATGTTTGGATATCTGTTCTTGTCCCTGTTGATCTCCCTGCTAGCCTCCTCAAAAGAGCCATGGTGGTAGCCACAGGTCAGTGACtatacagacacaaacacaggggTTCAAACTAAGCCAGTCATGAAGCCTTCAGACATGCAGCATGATATGTAACAGCATAAAGAAGTATGAACTCCTCCTGACATTATTAGGTATCACACTATGAAGGTATCACATTACTACTGTAAGCACTATGTGTTGTTTGAAAAGCAACCCACATTGAACTCCTCTCTGAAAAGCTTGCAGTCGTCTGCCGAGCGTATTCGGAACTCGTCCTCCAGCAAGTCCAGGGGGATGGGGAAGTACCTCTTGGATGGAGAAGGGGATCGTGGGAGGAGGACCACTGTCTGCTCTCCTGTGTGGAACAAAAACATTGGAACGTCAATGTTTTTACATTCAGTACAAGAattgtgaaataaataaataaagttctGCCTCTCTttttagagacagaaccaggtcACCTCATTACACACAGGTGACTACTGCAAGTCgccctggataagagcatctgctaaatgattaaatgtaaaaaattacgAGGCGACCATAAGGAGGGTGACCTCATACAAGAGATGTATATAAACAACTGTCTGGGCCTTCAATTCTTCACTCACACTTCACTTACTCAACATTGTA from the Oncorhynchus kisutch isolate 150728-3 linkage group LG4, Okis_V2, whole genome shotgun sequence genome contains:
- the LOC109889968 gene encoding receptor-type tyrosine-protein phosphatase epsilon, with translation MVLFLIATTITLNNSSRENQTLENPTSQGAHVLPPTLISLLLIIIILLIVYFLRFRNHRKALISQKTPNGFLEDQGEQTVVLLPRSPSPSKRYFPIPLDLLEDEFRIRSADDCKLFREEFNSLTCGYHHGSFEEASREINRDKNRYPNILPYDHSRVLLTQIDGHSCTDYINASYIDGYKEKNKLIAAQGPMHDTVADFWRMIWEQKTATIVMLTNLKERKEDKCYQYWPDQGCWMYGSVRVSVEDFTVLVDYTIRKFCVQYQGNDGPRAPRLVTQLHFTSWPDFGVPFSPIGMLKFLKKVKTVNPSYAGPIVVHCSAGVGRTGTFIVIDGMIDMMHVEKRLDVFGFVTRIREQRSQLVQTDMQYSFIYHALLEYYMYGDTELDVSSLEGHLQKLHNTRTPLDKLGLEEEFRKLTNVRIMKENMRTGNLPANMKKNRVLQIIPYDFNRVILSMKRGQEFTDYINASFIDGYRQKDYFIATQGPQSHTVEDFWRMVWEYRCHSIVMLTELKEREQDKCFQYWPAEGTVTFGDYTLELKGDALCDTFTLKDMVLTYGPEKQSRHVRHFHFHGWPEIGIPAEGKGMIDIIASVQRQQQQSGNHPIIVHCSAGAGRTGTFIALSNILERVKAEGLLDVFQTVKSLRMKRPHMVQTVEQYDFCYRVVQDFVDIFSDYANFK